The DNA sequence TTGCAAGTTATAAATGAGCCTGAAGATAGAGTGTTTATAGGGAAAAAACCCGAAATGTTAAAGGCGTGTGAGTCAAATAAGTCTCGCTATATTCATAAATTAGATATAGATAGAATAAGTAATAGTTCATTAGAGGATGAATGGTTTAACAATAATTCAATTAATTTTAATCCTGGACTTGTTGCCATAATTGGTAGTAAAGGAAGTGGTAAGAGTGCCTTGTCAGACATTTTAGGCTTACTAGGTAATAGCAAGAATGAAGAATATTTTTCATTTTTAAATACAGAACGATTTAGAAAGAAGCCTGAAAATTTGTCGCAACATTTTAAGGCTGAACTCACATGGTTAGATGGAAGAGTTGATGAAAGATGTCTGTCAGAGAAGACAGTATTAACTGAGATTGAGAAAGTAAAATACTTACCCCAAAAATACATTGAGATTGTATGTAATGATTTAGGTAGTGGATTTGAGCAAGAAATAAATAATATGGTATTCTCATACTTGCCCGAGAATGAAAAATTAAAAAAGAGTTCGTTTGAAGATTTAATAAATTATTTGTGTCAAGGTATCGAGGATGAAACTCAATCATATAAGAACCACTTAGAAAAATTGAATAAAAAGATAATTGAACTGGAAGAGAAACAAAACCCTGATTATGCCAAACAATTATGTAACCAGTTATTACAAAAGCGTATTGAAATAAACAATCATAGGAAAGAAAAACCTAAAGAGATAGAAAAGCCTAAAGGAGAAGAAGAGTCTGCTGAAGCATTAAAGTTAAAAGAATTAGATGAAAAAATTACAAATGTGAGTAATCAAATTGAAGATACGCAAGAGTCATTGAATGATATCAGTGTCAAATTAACAGAGTTAAATCTTATAACAGAGAAAATTAATGTATTATACAATACATTCGTTAAAGCAAAAGATGAAATAGGTAAAATTATAGAAAAAAATAATTTTGATATTAACCTCAAATTAGAACTCAGTTGCAATACTATCGACATAAATACTTTGAAGGAAAATATAGAGGAAGAAAAAAATAATATCATAATACTTCTTGAAACTGATAAAGAGAAGCAGACAGAAAGGTCTTTATATAAAGTTAGAGAAGATTTAATTAGTGAAAAAGAAAAAGTTCTTGAAGATAAGGCTTCGGTAATAAAAGAGTATCAGGAGTATAGAGAAGAATTAAATACATGGAAAAACAAGAAAAATGAATTAGTTGGAAACGAAAAAAGTGAAGGTTCATTAAGGTACTATATAGAGGAATATAGATATGTTAAACGTGATTTGAGACAAGAAATAAGTGAAGAAATTAAAAAGAGGGAAGAAATATGTAGAAGATTACATAAACTAAAACTAGAAAAAGCAAATATTTACAAACAAGCATATAAACCAGTAATGGACCGTATTAATGTAATGGATAATATTCAGAATGAAGAATTAAATGTTTCTGTTGAGATTCTACCTAATGACAATTTTAATGACAAATTCCTAGGTATGATTAATCAATCTGTAAGTAGTGATTTTAAAGGAAAAAGTGAAGGATATGCAAAATTAAAAGAAATAACTAGTAAATACAATTTCAACCAAGAAGATGATGTTAATAATTTTGTTAAAGATATTTATAATAGGCTTACTACTGATAAAGATAAAGTCAATAAATTATTAAAAGACAGAGAAGAATTATATAATTATCTTTTTTCATTAGAATATTTAAAGGTTGAATATAAATTAAAATTAGGAAGCAAAAATATGAATCAACTATCTCCTGGAGAAAAGGGGACCATACTATTAATATTCTATTTAGTATTGGATAAGCATAATATTCCTCTAATTATTGACCAACCTGAAGATAATTTAGATAATCAATTTGTCTATGAAAAGTTAGTTCCATTTATAAGAGAGGCAAAAAAGAGAAGACAAGTAATAATTGTTACTCATAATCCTAATATAGCAGTTGCTTGTGATTCTGAGCAAGTTATTTACTGTTCTATGGATAAAAATAATAAAATTGAATACGAAACTGGTAGCATTGAGAATCCAAAGATTAATAGACATATAGTAAATATTTTGGAGGGAACGATGCCAGCATTTACGTTAAGGGAAATAAAATATATGTATAGTGAAAAGAGTGAATAATTTAATACATTAAAACTTGAAAAGTAAATACAGTCCTCCTTATATTATTAAAAATTCAAATAGGATTTTCATAATAATAAGGAGGACTTTTACATGAACATAAAAGGGAAGGATATTTATATTAAATTTAACAGCGAAGATATGGAAGTTGAGATTCCTAAACTAATATTGTTTGATGTAGCACGACAAGTAAATAAGTATATTGAGTTTTTGCAGAAAGAAAAGAAGTCTAAAGAGAATTTTGCTATTGGCGATAATATCAATAAGGCAGAAAATATATTTGCCAAAATACTAATAGTTAGCGGTGAACCATATGGACGGCAAGAGGTAATCTTATACTTAACAATTGCAGAGTTTTTGATATTTAGGTACATTGTGTTCTGCAATCATACGATAGTGTATTTTAAATCAATCTTTAACATTTATCATACTGAGAAGTTCAAGGAGTTGTTTCAGCAGATAGAGGGTTTATATGGCAATTTAAGTCGCTCTGAAGTAAGGGAATACTGGAACTATATTAAGAAAAATTAGCCCATAGTGAATAAAGCATTGTTAGGGCAAAATTCTATCAATGCTTTTCCCGTATTATTACTACAAGTAGAAATTTAACGTTTAAAATAAAGTTACTATATGATAGAATTAAAGTACACAGCGAAATGGAATTAATGCCATTGACACAGACATCTGATAAAAGGTGCCATGTAGTCAGTGGCATTTTTTGTTTGCGATTTTCATTTAAAGGAGAGAAAAGGATGGCCAAAAGAAGAAATAATTGGGATGCAAAAAAACTGGATAGGTGGATAAAGGAGGGTAGGGGACAAGGAGAAGGAGAAAATTATAAATCTTGGTTAACGATTCAGGATTTTCCTAGTATGGGTAGGGCAACAAGAGTATTTGGATGGACAACGAACCGAATTCATCATTTTTTCTCTGATTGTCAACTCAAATACTTTTACCTGCTCGACTGGGATGAAAGAGTGATTGATATACGAGAACATTATGCATTACTAGATTTAGAAACAGTTTTAATTGATACATCAGATTTACGATTAGATAAGTTTATAGATAAGAAGAGCAAGGAACCCTACATATTAACTACTACATTTCTAATTACGTTAGTAGATAATAATGGAGAGAAGAATTTTGCAGCAAGAAGTATAAAGTATGCTTCGGAATTAAATAAAAAGAGTACTATAGAGAAACTGGAAATTGAAAGGAGGTATTGGAAAGTAAGAGGTATAGAGTGGGGAATCGTAACAAATAAGGATATCAACTCTGTAAGAGCAAAAAACATAGAATGGGTTCATTCAGCAATGAACTCTAACACCTATAATGGAATTTCTCAAGAGGAATTTATGGGGTATTTAGATGGATTATTATATAGAATCCATGATAGTAAAGGCAGTGTTAAGAACATTATATCGGGATTTGAAAAAGATTATTCTCTAGATGTAGGGGCGGGGTTACTACTATTCAAACATTTAATTGCAGATAAAAGGATTATCCTGAATATGGATAAATCTATTAACATTAATCAGATTGACAGTAAATCCATATACATACCTAAAGTAAGTGGAGGAGGTAATGATGTTAGACTATACGGCTAATTCTTTAATTGAATGGAAAAGTGAAGGTGAGGATTCTAGTGTTGAAAGGGTACTTTGGCTGGATGATGAAATTGCATATGTTATTAACATAAATAAAAATAAAGTACCTTTTTTTCGAAGACTAAAGGATATAGATGAAGCGTTAGCAAATGATAAGGCAGAAATAAAAGAAGAAGATAATTTAATAGTTGTATCAAAAGAAGAAGATATTCCTCAAAAGCACAAGGAAATCAGAGATAGGGCTTGGGAGATTATTAGGGATATGGTAGATAAGGAACCAGAAATTTTTAAATCCACTTATAGAAGAAGGTTGATTAGACAGGTATCTAAATCTTATGGAGTCAGTGAAGGCTGGATATTGGAATACTTAAAACGATATTGGAAGAGAGGTAAAACCCGTAATGCATTACTACCAGATTACAGGAATTGTGGTGCTAAGGGAAAAGAGAGAAAGGCTGGAGATGTGAAACGCGGGAGACCAAGAAAGCATCAGGATATTACGGGAGAAGGAATTAATGTAACAGAGGATATTAAGAAAATCTTTCGTATTGCCATAAATAAATATTACTATACAACAGCAAAGAATTCACTAACGTTGACGTATGAACTGATGAGAAAAGAATATTTTACAGACGGCTATAAAGAAGTAAATGGAGTAAAGATACCTCTTTTGAAACCACAATCTGGGATTCCTTCTTTCGGACAGTTTAACTACTGGTTCCAGAAAGAGCGAAATATAAAAAAAGAAATCTCAAGTAGGTATAGTAATAAAAAGTACCAAAAACAATATAGACCTATAATAGGTAATTCTTTAGATGGAGTATTTCAGCCTGGAACATTTGAAATTGACTGTCAGGTAGGAGATGTATACTTGGTTTCAAGATTTAACAAGAACTGGATTATAGGTAGACCAGCCATTTATGCCGTGGTAGATAAGTTTAGCAGAATGATATGTGGGCTATATGTTGGACTTGAAACAGGCTCTTATGCAGGAGCGATGATGGCACTTGCAAATGCTACTACAAATAAAGTTAAGTTTTGCAAGCAGTTTGGTATAGAGATAGAAGAAAAAGATTGGCCAGTTCACCACTTAGCAGAAACTATTATTGCAGATAGGGGAGAACTTGAAGGTGGTAATATTGATAATCTTATTAATACTCTAAATGTGAAAGTTCAAAATACACCACCATACCGAGCCGACCTTAAGTCAGCCGTTGAAAGGTTTTTTGGTCTTACAAATGAAAGAACGAAGCCCTTTCTTCCAGGAGTGGTGGATTTAGATAGTAGAGAACGAGAACGAGGTGATAAAGACTACAGAACAGGGGCCAAGTTGGACTTACATCAATTCACACAGGTAATGATTAAGTGCATCCTATATCATAACAATCACTATCATCTGGATTATTACAAGAGAGACCAAGATATGCTAGAAGATAATGTTCCTTGTATTCCAATAAAATTATGGAACTGGGGGATAGCAAATCGTGGAGGAACACTTAGAACAGTTCCTGAGGATGTAATTAAGTTGGCACTTATGCCATCGGATATAGCAACTGTGACTGCAAAAGGAATTAAGTACAAGGATATGTATTATACGTCCAAATCTATATTAAAGAGTGGGGCATTTGCAAATGCGAGAACTAAGGGGAGGCAGAAAGTAAAGATAAGTTATGACCCAAGAAATATGGATTATATATATGTCTATGATGACCCAAAAGAATATGAGAAATGTTTCTTAGTGGATGATAACAGTAGATATAGAGACAAAACACTTGAAGAAATAGAGTATCTATTAGTAGTGGAAAAGATGCAAAGAGAAAAGAATCAGGATAATGAAGCACAGGCCAAGACTCAACTCATTACCGAAATCGAAGATATAGTTCAACAAGCAGAGGAAGACTACAATAAAGAAACAAGCGTTGTAGAAAGTGATAGGCAAAGGATAAAGAATATAAGTGGAAATAGGAAGGCTGAAAAGACAGTGAGACGGATAGAAGAAGCATTTAACTTGGAAAATGATAATGAAGAAAATCAAGATAATTCGAACGAAAAAGTAGAAACGGAAGAAATGGATGCTTTAGATTTACTATTTCAAAAACAGAAAGAGGTGATGAATGATGAAGGAAGTAATAATACCAAATGGTAGTGTTGCAGTAGAGGCAGAATACAAAGACCAGATAATTCCAGATTACAGAGGTAATCCTTTTATAGAGGCACTTCCAAATATTCTTTCACCACAAGATGTAATAGAAAGATTGGCTTTTTATCCAGAATATAATAAAAGTGAGAGAGAGGTAGAAAGTCATTATAGAATTTACATGATAGATAGATTATTTCAGGTATTTCAGCCACTTCCTATGAATCTGGAACTAGAAAGTAAAATATCTCGTGCAATAAGACAAGGCTATATCTCTAGAAATCCATTTGATAAGAAATTAGGAGCAGGTTTTTATAATGAATATTATGGGGGACAAGCCATAGGTTTGGCAAATATAGATGAAGATTATTTATCACCTCTTGGGTTTAGCCTAATAGGAATTTCAGGTATAGGAAAAACGGCAGCCCTTAATAGAATTCTAAATTTATATCCACAAATAATTATACATTCTGAGTATAGAAATATCCATTTTTCAAATTATCAAGTAGTATGGATGAGGCTGGAATGCCCTTTCGATGGGTCAATAAAAGGCTTAATGTATCAATTTTTTTCTGAGATAGACAGGCTTCTTGGCACAAACCATTATGAAAAGGTTGTGAGAACAAGAGCAACTGTAGATTCCATGATGGTTGTAATGAATCAGGTAGTCCGAAATAGTTCGTTAGGGTTATTAGTTATAGACGAAATACAGCATCTTAGTATGGCAAAGTCTGGAGGAAGTGAAAAGATGTTAAACTTCTTTGTTAATCTGGTCAACTGTATAAGCCTTCCAATTATTCTGGTTGGTACTCCTAAGTCATTGAAGGTGCTTCAAGGAGATTTCAGACAGGCAAGAAGAGGGTCTAGTTCTGGAGATATGGTATGTGATAGATTACAGAAAGGTGAAGTGTGGGACTTACTTATTAATTCTGTATGGTATTATCAATGGACACGAAAAGAAACACCTTTAACAAAAGAATTAAGCAATATATTATATGAAGAAACCCAAGGAATACCAGATTTAGTTAAAAAGGTATATGCAATTTCTCAGGCAGAGGCTATTAATAGTGGTAAGGAAGAGGTCACCCCTAAAATTATTAGGAAGGTAGCAAAAGAGAAATTCAAATTAGTTAAACCAATGCTAAATGCATTAAAAACTAATAACTTAAGGGAAATTGCTAAGTTTGATGATATCAATTTAATGGATATTGATTTTAAAGACACATTAACAAGGACAAAAGAATCAATAAAATTGGATTTAAAAGCAAAGGAAATGATAAATAAGGGGAAAAAGGAACAACAAGATAATGTAAATGAAGATAGCAAGAAACGAGTTAGAACAAATATAAGAAGCAAGGTTAAACCTTTACAAGATGATAAAGTAGTAAATGAATCAGGTGGAATCAAGGACAATAAAGATGAGTTTGATAAGGATGATATTCGATTTGTTGTAGAGCAAGGAAAAGGCAATAATAAAAGTCCTTATGAGTCATTAAAAGAATCAGGGTATATTATTTCTTTTAATGATGATATTTTTTCTAAGGAGGTGGTATCTTGAACTTTTTTCCAACATCCTATCCTGATGAAATTTTATATAGCACATTTGCGCGTTACTGTATAAGAAGTGGCAATGTACGTGAGATACATAATTTTGAGGATTTATTTGGAACAAGAAATTGCGTAGCGTCTTTGGAATTACCAACACATCTTGATGCTTTAATTAGTAACATGCCTGTGGGAGCAAAGTATACAGCAGAGTATCTTATATATAAACACACTTTATTTCCTTTTGTTGCAGCCTTTATACCAAAAGAACGTGCAAAAAAGATAATTCAAACTATGAGAAATGGAGAAGGTGCTATTTCTTACAATAGGACAGGATTATTATCTATTACATTAAATCGATATTTTAGATTTTGTACACAATGTTTTAAAGAAGATGTAGAAATATATGGTGAACCATATTGGCATCGGCTACATCAAGTAACAGGTGTGTATATATGTCCTAAACATAAAATTCCCCTTTATAACAGTACACAACTCATACGAGCAGGGAATAGACAGAGATTTATCGGTGCATCTCATGAAAATTGTAAAGTAGATGAAGAAATAACTTATTCAAAAGACTTAACTAAGAAGATGCTTTGGATGGCAGAGGATGTACAAGTTTTACTAAACAATCAATTTGAGTTTAAGGAGCCAGAATGGTTTAGAAGTCAATTTCGAGTAAAATTAGTTGAGAAGGGCTATGCCAGAATGAACAACTATATCCATCAAAAGAGATTAAAGCAGGACTTTATAAACTTTTATGGAGAAGAGTATTTAAATCTTGTTCAATCTCCTCTTACTATGAATAGTAAGGGATGGTTGCCAGACTTGGTTAGAAAAAATGACAGAACTACTTATGCAATACGATATCTATTGTTGGCAAGGTTTCTTGAAGTTCCTATCGTTGATTTATTTAATACAAAACTTGCAACTAATGCTGAAGGAGAAAATACTATTGATGCATACCAAGAACTATGGGACCAAAGATTAATAGAACTATCCCAATCAGGATTATCCATAAGAGCAATAGCAGAGATATTAGAATCCTCTACAAAAACAATAAGAAAGGCAATTGATAGATTAGAAATAGAAGAGTTTTGGAAGTTTAATGGTGGTGGAAAATATCTTTATAATAAGTTTACCGATACAGAGGAATTTAAAGTAAAGAAGAAAGATTTAAGAGAAAAATGGCTTGAACTTCACTCCCAACACCCTAACAAAAGTAGCAATCAAATGAGAAAGGATAATGATGGAGTTTATGCTTGGTTAAAAAAATATGATAGTGAATGGATAGAAAAACACTATAGAAGGATTGATAATAAAGTTAATCCTGTTAATTGGGAGAATAGAGATGCTGAACTCCTTACAAAGGTTAAAGAAGTGATAAAAGATATGAAAGAAGGCAAGCCTGAGCAGATAACATGGACAACTGTAGGGAGCAAATTAGGAATTAGTGGTTGGTTATCAAAAAAGAAAGAGAAACTTCCATTAACAAAGGCATTTGTAGAACCACAAATAGAGAGCCTAGAAGAATATCATATAAGAAAGATTAAATGGGGGATTGAGGAGTTAGAAAGACAAGGAAAGGAAGTAACGTTATGGAACTTGGTGGAAACAGCAGGCGTTAGGCCACAATATATGAAACCTATTTCCAGAGAAATTCAAAAGATATTAAAAGATAAAGGATATAATATTGACTTTATTTGAAGAGGTATTCATTATAATAATGTTATATGATGATATATAAGTTTATTGTGGAAATATCCGATATAATTAATAGAGAAAAGAGGATTGAAGATATCTGATAATGATGGATATCTTAGAACAAATGATATCAAAAGTTTTACAAAAGAAAGGGGGAGAAAAATGGATGATAAATCTTTTGCATCTGATATATTGAATAAAACAATTGATAAGTTAAATCTACAGCAAGATTGGTTGCAGGAGTATACTAATATTTTTAAAGATTTGTTTCAACAAAATAAATATGATAACCAGGAGGAGATTTATAAGGCCATAGAGCAGGGGGTTAACAAAATATGATAAAAAGTATTGATATTGAGAATTTAAGGGGGATAAGGTGCAACACACATCTAGATTTAGACAGTAAATCTTTAATTATTTTTGGTGAAAATGGCAAAGGTAAAAGTTCAATTATTGATGGAGTTGAATATGCAATTACAAAGGATATTAAGCACATTTCATCAGCATGTAGGGAAGTATCATTACAAAAACATGCTCCTAATATATCCGCGAATTTTCAAGATATAAAGGTTCAAGTGGAGTTTAAGGATGGAAGTATATTGTCTAACCGAGAAGAACCTAAAAAGGATACATTAGCCTATAAAATAAATAATAGTGTAACAGGAAATATAAATATTTTAAGACGCTCTCAACTATTAAATGCAGTTTTTGCTCAACCAAAGGAAAGATATGATTTATTAAAACAATTCTTACCACTTACTGAAATAAATAAATTTGAAAATGCTTCTAAAGGAGCAGTTGATAAGTTAAAAGAAGACTTAATCAGTTTTCAAACAGAGATTGAGAATCATAAGAAGAATATTCAAAATACTCTTGATATAAAGAATTTAGATTCAGTTACTACTGACAATATTACCTCAATACTTACGAATAAGGGCAAGCAACTTAATTTAGAAGATTTAAAGAATTTAGAGGAAATACCAAGATACATAGAAAAGGTTGAGGATTATGTAAAAAGTATAGGAAATATAAAATTAGATACAGTTATAAGAAGTCTTTTAAGTTTGTTAAGTGAAGTAATTGATAAAAAATCACCCGAACAGTTTGCAAAAGTAATTTTCGATAATATCAACTCAAAACTTGATTTGGTTGAGAAACAAAAGATTATTTTTTATGAGGAATTTCTTACTACAGGCATTCAATGGTTACAGGAAGATAATAAATCACTATGCCCATTTTGTGAAAGTCCGATAGATGTACCAAGTGTTGTAGAAAGAGTAAATAAGAGAATAGAAGAAAATTCAGAGTATTCAACACTTAAAAAGGAGTTTCAAAAACATTATGATATATTGCAGTCGGAATTGAAATGTTGGAAAGATAAAGTAGTTAAGATTAGAAGTATAAATAAAGAACTGAATGATGGAAATATTGAACATTTATGTAAGACAATTGAGGATAATACTGAAAACTTCATAAAATTAGTTCCTAAAAGTATACAAGAAAATATAATTGAAAAGAATTTACCTAATTGGGACGATTCCATTTATAAAAATGCTAATTATCTAAAAAATGAATATAGCAACAAGTTGATTCCAAATGATACTGTGTCATTAGTTAATCAAGCAGTAAGATTCATACATGACTTAAAAATTGTAAATGATAACCTTATTAATATAAACAAAAAAACTAATCAATATAACATTTCAAATAAAAGATATAAAATAACTAAGAAATTTTATGAAGAATTAGTTCGTCAACGTAAAAATTCTGTACAGGAAATTTATAATGATATTAGAGAAGATATTAATAATTATTATAATAGTATGCATCCTGAAGAAAATATAGGTGGTATAGATTTAAAAATAAAAGATTCTTCAAGTAAGGGGAGTGCTATAATAGAATCAAGTTTCTATGAGAAGGATGGTGAAGACCCAAGAGCATATTATAGTGAAGCACATCTTGATACCTTAGGATTATCGATGTTCTTAGCATTATATAAACGAGAATGTTTGAAAAATAAAGACTTAAAGTTTTTAATATTAGATGATATATTTACATCAGTAGATGCCTCGCATAGAATTAATATTATAAATCTTATTTTTACTGAATTCAAAGAACATCAATTAATTATTACAACTCACGATATTGTTTTATATAGGGAAATTCTTGAGTTAGAGAAATTATACGGTGGAAATAGCAAGTTTAAAAATATTGAGATATGCGAGTGGGTGAAAGATGAGGGACCTATACTAGATGATACTAGGTCAGAAATTGAAAAATTAATACAACTTTCTAATAACCATAGAACAGACAAAAGTATCCTTGCTTCTGCAACTGGCATTTTCTTAGAATTACTCTTATCAAAATTACGATATTCTTTAGAGTTATCAATTCCTGCTAAGTATCAGGATAAATATACAATTGCCGATATTTGGAATAATCTATATTCGAAACTAAAGAAGAATAAAGAATTTTATAATTCTAACTCAAAGGTATTGGATGCTATAAATACTTCTAAGTTTATTAGAAATACAAATGGGTGCCATTACAATGAGTGGGCACAAGGAGTATCTAAGGATGAAATAAGACAGTTTACAAATAATGTTATAAGTTTTTATGAGATAATATACTGTAGCAATTGTAATTCTTTAATAAAAAAGAGTAATGGTAATGAAGATTATCAATGTAAATGTTCGAGGTTACAATATCAAAAAAGCAAATTGTTAATTTCATAAATGTTGAATTCTGTGTTGGAGTCAAATAAAAACATTTATTTTTAATATCACCAAGTCCTTAAAACCTTTTCCCTTATCCCTGTATCTATGTCTACATCAAATAAACTTCTTTCATTTTTTAAAATGTCTGAAGTGAAGCAAATAAAGTAGTGTTAGAAAACCATAGGGAAAAGGTATAAGGAATGCCTTGGAACTATGGTTTTTTTATTAGATTTTTTATTAGAAGAAAGAAGAGATGGCTTGGTTAAACCCATAAAAACCAATGGATGGAGAGATTGATTAGAAAAGAAAATGGACATGAGAAATGGATAAAAACCACTCATTCATCTTCATTCCAAAACATCATTTTATAAGTACTTTATTTTCGGTTTTTGAGGTAAAAATCAGGAAATGTAAGGACTTTAGAAGGGCAGGTTTAAGGGGAA is a window from the Xylanivirga thermophila genome containing:
- a CDS encoding AAA family ATPase, whose amino-acid sequence is MIKSIDIENLRGIRCNTHLDLDSKSLIIFGENGKGKSSIIDGVEYAITKDIKHISSACREVSLQKHAPNISANFQDIKVQVEFKDGSILSNREEPKKDTLAYKINNSVTGNINILRRSQLLNAVFAQPKERYDLLKQFLPLTEINKFENASKGAVDKLKEDLISFQTEIENHKKNIQNTLDIKNLDSVTTDNITSILTNKGKQLNLEDLKNLEEIPRYIEKVEDYVKSIGNIKLDTVIRSLLSLLSEVIDKKSPEQFAKVIFDNINSKLDLVEKQKIIFYEEFLTTGIQWLQEDNKSLCPFCESPIDVPSVVERVNKRIEENSEYSTLKKEFQKHYDILQSELKCWKDKVVKIRSINKELNDGNIEHLCKTIEDNTENFIKLVPKSIQENIIEKNLPNWDDSIYKNANYLKNEYSNKLIPNDTVSLVNQAVRFIHDLKIVNDNLININKKTNQYNISNKRYKITKKFYEELVRQRKNSVQEIYNDIREDINNYYNSMHPEENIGGIDLKIKDSSSKGSAIIESSFYEKDGEDPRAYYSEAHLDTLGLSMFLALYKRECLKNKDLKFLILDDIFTSVDASHRINIINLIFTEFKEHQLIITTHDIVLYREILELEKLYGGNSKFKNIEICEWVKDEGPILDDTRSEIEKLIQLSNNHRTDKSILASATGIFLELLLSKLRYSLELSIPAKYQDKYTIADIWNNLYSKLKKNKEFYNSNSKVLDAINTSKFIRNTNGCHYNEWAQGVSKDEIRQFTNNVISFYEIIYCSNCNSLIKKSNGNEDYQCKCSRLQYQKSKLLIS